DNA from Cutibacterium acnes:
AATCGGGCCACAACGCCTCGCAGAAGTAGAACTCTGAATGGGCGCTTTGCCACATGAGGAATCCGGAAAGACGCTGCTCTCCTGAGGTGCGGATAATGAGGTCAGGGTCAGGCTGGCCCCGCGTGTACAGGTGGTCCTCGATCTGGTCGATTTCCAGGGTTCGGGCTAAGTCAGCCAGGCTGGTGCCTTTCTCCGCCTCTTCGGCCAGGAGGGAACGGAAGGCGTCACGCAGTTCATGACGGCCTCCGTAAGCTACCGCGACGTTGATATGCATACCGACATGCCCGATGGAGGTGCGACCGGCCCGACACAGCGATTCGGCCATGTCGTCTGGGAGAAGATCAAGGTCGCCAACGGCCTGGACCCGCCACCGTGAATTATCTGCTAACGAGTCGACGAGGGACTCGATGACCTTGAGTAGTGGTCCGAGCTCGCCGGTTTCGGCTCGTTGTAGGTTGTCAGTCGACAGCACCCACAAGGTGATGATTGGGATGCCAACAGCGTCGCACCATGTGCAAAACTCTCTAAGGCGATCTGCCCCCGCCTCGTAGCCAGCCACCAAGGGTTCTCCCGGAGCGTTGAGGCGGGCCCAGCGACGGTTGCCGTCAGCCAGGACTGCGACGTGCTGGGGTAGACGGCTGCGGTCGAGTTGGTCGAGGAGACGAGCCTCGTAGGTGGTGTACAGCAGACCGGACGGGTGCATGCGGTCGAGGGTCTCACTGACCTTCGACAGGCGGTGGTCCAGGCTGCTCATAGGTCCAGATTAGTCAGTGCCTGGCACAAGCGGTTGCTAGCTCGCGTTATGAGGCGAGATCGCGTCGTGGGTATAGGGCAAGGTAGGCTGGAAAAAGAAACCTACCGAACCGTAGGTTTGCAGTAGGTGAGGGGAGGACGACGCATGGCGACCGGGTGCAGCAGCAAGACCAAGAATCGTAGTTCGGTGCTTCCTAAACCGCGGCTGCGTGGTTGGGTTCACACCGTGATGGCCCCGCTGATCTTGCTCGCCGGAGTTGGCCTCATGATTGCTACGCCGACTTGGGGAAACCGATTTGCCGTCGGGGTGTGGATGCTTACCGGCCTAGAGCTGTTCGGGAATTCAGCGGTCTATCACCGAGTGCCATGGGGTGCGAAAGTCAAGGATGTTTTGCGACGCATCGATCACGCCAACATCGCCGTGTTTATTGCTGGAACGTATACCCCGTTGGCTGTCTCCCTGGCGACCGGCGCATCTCGGGTGATCTTATTGGCGATTATTTGGGCCTGCGCGCTGCTCGGGGTCGCGTTCCGATTCGTATGGAACGGCGTGCCCCGATGGGCCTCAACGATCCTCTACGTCGTCATGGGATGGACAGCGCTGTGGTGGCTCCCTCAATTCTGGCGCACATGCGGGCCGGCAGTCGTCATTCTTATCCTCATTGGCGGGGTGTTTTACACCGTCGGAGCAATCTCCTATGCCCGTCAGAAACCCAATCCTTCACCTACCTGGTTTGGGTTCCACGAGGTTTTCCACAGTTGCACGGCGGTGGCAGCGATCTGTCACGCCGTTGCTATTGGGCTTGCCGTCATCTGACCAGCTGGTGAACTCTGAGCGAATGGGAGAACCACCCGCTCCGATGCCACCACGCTGGTTCTACATTTGATGCTAGAGGGGCCGCTTTCGACGCCTCGATGACGTTTCCTTCCTCGATGCGACCTCTCACGTCACGGGAGGTTTTCGTGTCCGTCCGTCCAGAAGGCTCCGAGCGAGCCCACAGCCTGATCCCGGAGGCACCTGAGGGGAGGCGAACCTACGTCCTCGACACCTCGGTCTTGCTGTCTGACCCCCGCGCTTTGCTCAATTTCGCCGAGCATGAGGTGGTCGTGCCGATCGTCGTCATCACTGAATTAGAGGGTAAGCGTCATCACCCCGAACTGGGACACTTTGCCCGCGCAGCGCTGCGCATCCTCGACCGGCTGAGGCTTGAGAATGGCGGCCTCGTAGGACCAGTGCCGGTCAATAACGAGGGAGGTGTGCTGCTCGTCGAGCTCAATCATTCCGACCCACTGTGTCTACCTGACGGTTTCCGGCTGGGGGACAACGACACTCGCATCCTGGCGGTCGCGCAAAGCTACCGACTGGCCGGGCACTCGGTCGTCTTGGTGACGAAGGACTTGCCCCTGCGTGTCAAAGCTTCGGCGATTGGCTTGGAAGCTGAGGAATACCGTCACGAGCTCGTCCCCAGCAGCGGTTGGACCGGCATGGTGAACCTCGAGGTTCCGGACGAGATGATCTCGACCCTTTACGAGGAGGGGAGCGTCGTCGATTCGATTTTCGACGAGATTCCGGTGCACGCCGGACTGGTGTTGGAGGGGCCGAACGGAACAGCTTTGGCTCGGCGGATGTCGGACGCCTCTGCCCGTCTTGTCCCGAATGATCAGGAAGCTTTCGGGATTCGCGGCCGCTCCGCAGAACAGCGAATAGCACTCGATATATTGCTTGATCCCCAGGTTGGAATCGTCTCGATGGGAGGACGGGCCGGAACAGGGAAGTCAGCTCTCGCTCTATGCGCAGGTCTTGAGGCGGTCATGGAACGCCAACTCCACAAGAAGGTCATGGTGTTCCGGCCGCTCTATGCTGTGGGGGGCCAGGATCTGGGCTACTTGCCCGGTGACGAGGGAGACAAGATGGCCCCGTGGGGGCAGGCAGTCCTCGACACCCTCACTAGCGTGACGAATAACTACGTCATCGAAGAGGTGATGTCGCGCGGAATGCTCGAGATCCTGCCGCTGACACACATTCGAGGTCGGTCCTTGCACGACGCCTTCGTTATCGTCGATGAGGCTCAGTCCCTGGAGCGCAACGTGTTGTTGACGGTGCTCTCGCGTATTGGCCAGAATTCGCGGGTGGTGCTCACCCACGACGTCGCCCAACGGGATAATCTCCGCGTTGGTCGCTACGACGGAGTGGCAGCGGTTGTGGAGAGGCTGCGGGGCCACGACCTGTTCGGGCATGTCACCTTGACTCGCTCGGAGCGCTCCCCGATTGCTGCTCTGGTGACATCGATGATGGAGGATATGGTCGGCTGAAGTGAACTGAGGCGACGGTGTGGGTGGCATCTGCAACAATCAACAAGTGCCACGCAATCCCAGAGCCGGTGTCAAGGACATGCTTCTGTCCCTGGCGATCATCCTCGTCCCGGTGATGCTCATCGTGTGGTTCTTCACCAGAACCCCTGATGAGCCAAATATCCAGCAGGTCGACTGGAAGCCAGTGGTGGCGTCGGCGCGATCCCGTGCGGGATACCCGGTGCTGGCTCCCAAGGAGGTTCCGGAGGTTTGGCGGCCGACCAAGGCCCGCTATGCCAACAAGGGGGATCGCTGGGTAGGCAACACCATCTCCGCAGGGGACCGGTGGGAGTTGGGATTTCTGACAAGCAAGAACGTCTACCTGGCGGTGGATCAGTCCGATGAACCTGGCAGGGCATTCGTCGCCTCCGTGACAAGGTCGGCCACTGAAGACGGCAAGGTCTCGGTGGGCCGATATATCTGGACGAAGATGGTCAGCCCAGACGATCGCACCCACGCCTTGGTGACAAAGATTGGCTCCGCGACGGCGGTGGTCGTTGCGGACACTGATTATCGAGTTCTCACCGACTTTGCGGGGATGCTGACGACGTCTTGACCTTTCGGCATGTGGGCCGCTCGGCGTCAGGGCTGCGCGGTTTCGGCGTCAGATCGTGCCGCTTCGATGCGGGCCCGCGCCCCGTTGAGCCATGACTGGCAGATGTCAGCTAGTTTCTCGCCGCGCTCCCACAAAGTCATGGTTTCGGCTAGGGAGATCCCACCGGATTCGAGCCGGGTGACGATTTCGACTAGTTCGTCGCGTGCAGCCTCGTAGGTGATTTCCGGTTCCTCGGGAGCTGAGTTCGGGGTAGTGTCGGTCATGAGTCCTCCTGGAAGGTGGGACGGTTTGGGGTGCGGCGGTCGAGAGAATCGACGGTGACGCTGAGGGTACCGTCAGACAGGTAGACCAATAGGTTCGCGCGTGCGTTGGTGTCATTGACTGAGGTGATGGAGTCGCCCTCCGTGTCGGCGAGGATGGCGTAGCCGCGATCCAAGGTGGCCTTGGGCGACATTGCTCGCACGCGCTCAAGCATGTGGTTGACGTCGCGGCTCTCGGCGTCCAGGACGCGGTGAGTAGCAAGACGTAGACGTTGCAGTGTGGAGTCGAGCCTTTCTACCGCGATATCGAGAGTGGCTGCTGGATTGACCATTACTGGGCGGGAGCGGATCTGAGAGAGGTGTCCGCTTTCGACGTCGATGAACCTCG
Protein-coding regions in this window:
- the uppS gene encoding polyprenyl diphosphate synthase: MSSLDHRLSKVSETLDRMHPSGLLYTTYEARLLDQLDRSRLPQHVAVLADGNRRWARLNAPGEPLVAGYEAGADRLREFCTWCDAVGIPIITLWVLSTDNLQRAETGELGPLLKVIESLVDSLADNSRWRVQAVGDLDLLPDDMAESLCRAGRTSIGHVGMHINVAVAYGGRHELRDAFRSLLAEEAEKGTSLADLARTLEIDQIEDHLYTRGQPDPDLIIRTSGEQRLSGFLMWQSAHSEFYFCEALWPDFRKVDFLRALRSFTQRERRYGR
- the trhA gene encoding PAQR family membrane homeostasis protein TrhA, producing MATGCSSKTKNRSSVLPKPRLRGWVHTVMAPLILLAGVGLMIATPTWGNRFAVGVWMLTGLELFGNSAVYHRVPWGAKVKDVLRRIDHANIAVFIAGTYTPLAVSLATGASRVILLAIIWACALLGVAFRFVWNGVPRWASTILYVVMGWTALWWLPQFWRTCGPAVVILILIGGVFYTVGAISYARQKPNPSPTWFGFHEVFHSCTAVAAICHAVAIGLAVI
- a CDS encoding PhoH family protein; the protein is MRPLTSREVFVSVRPEGSERAHSLIPEAPEGRRTYVLDTSVLLSDPRALLNFAEHEVVVPIVVITELEGKRHHPELGHFARAALRILDRLRLENGGLVGPVPVNNEGGVLLVELNHSDPLCLPDGFRLGDNDTRILAVAQSYRLAGHSVVLVTKDLPLRVKASAIGLEAEEYRHELVPSSGWTGMVNLEVPDEMISTLYEEGSVVDSIFDEIPVHAGLVLEGPNGTALARRMSDASARLVPNDQEAFGIRGRSAEQRIALDILLDPQVGIVSMGGRAGTGKSALALCAGLEAVMERQLHKKVMVFRPLYAVGGQDLGYLPGDEGDKMAPWGQAVLDTLTSVTNNYVIEEVMSRGMLEILPLTHIRGRSLHDAFVIVDEAQSLERNVLLTVLSRIGQNSRVVLTHDVAQRDNLRVGRYDGVAAVVERLRGHDLFGHVTLTRSERSPIAALVTSMMEDMVG
- a CDS encoding DUF4245 domain-containing protein, with product MLLSLAIILVPVMLIVWFFTRTPDEPNIQQVDWKPVVASARSRAGYPVLAPKEVPEVWRPTKARYANKGDRWVGNTISAGDRWELGFLTSKNVYLAVDQSDEPGRAFVASVTRSATEDGKVSVGRYIWTKMVSPDDRTHALVTKIGSATAVVVADTDYRVLTDFAGMLTTS
- a CDS encoding exodeoxyribonuclease VII small subunit, with product MTDTTPNSAPEEPEITYEAARDELVEIVTRLESGGISLAETMTLWERGEKLADICQSWLNGARARIEAARSDAETAQP